In Euwallacea fornicatus isolate EFF26 chromosome 2, ASM4011564v1, whole genome shotgun sequence, one genomic interval encodes:
- the Dad1 gene encoding dolichyl-diphosphooligosaccharide--protein glycosyltransferase subunit DAD1 encodes MAQITSVVSKFFNDYLSKTPKKLKAIDAYLFYILLTGIIQFLYCILVGTFPFNSFLSGFISTVSCFVLGVCLRLQVNPENKNQFYGISPERGFADFIFAHTILHLVVMNFVG; translated from the exons ATGGCACAAATTACCTCAGTAGTGTCGAAATTCTTTAAcgattatttatcaaaaactcCAAAGAAGTTAAAGGCTATCGACgcctatttattttatatattgttaACCGGCATTATTCAGTTTCTTTATTGCATTTTAGTGGGCACGTTTCCATTTAATTCATTCTTGAGTGGATTTATATCTACTGTGAGTTGTTTTGTATTGGGAG tttgccTAAGGCTGCAAGTAAACCCAGAAAATAAGAACCAATTCTATGGGATCAGTCCAGAGAGGGGATTtgctgattttatttttgcacataccattttgcatttagttgTAATGAACTTCGTTGGATGA
- the LOC136349321 gene encoding probable ATP-dependent RNA helicase DDX27, with the protein MENVKRFKDLILTIDDETDITNLSENSDIEVEFQPSKQAQKKSTDFSHDFNFVSSVDEYNKDSWNDIKKYVKRKAKSKTDDKVNKLRSKLIEAERTKEDLNSKTHIDDNVESDISLSEDELKHDKITSKLKKKKRKLSDTLPEENNDVIENDYDNASFHQMNLSRPLLKAISDMKFVHPTPIQAATVPVALLGRDICGCAATGTGKTAAYMLPTLERLLYRPTETSFLTRVLVLVPTRELGVQVYQVSKQLSQYTNIQIGLAVGGLDLKAQENVLRKKPDIVIATPGRLIDHLKSTPSFGLESIEVLILDEADRMLDEYFAEQMKEIVKQCSRTRQTILFSATMTDEVENLASVSLTDPVRLFVDSNKDVAFNLRQEFIRIRSGKEEDREAILGALVCRTFRESCMVFVQTKKQAHRIHILLGLLGLKVAELHGNLTQPQRLEALDRFKDKSVDILVATDVAARGLDIAGVKTVVNFVMPAVLEHYIHRVGRTARAGRAGVSVSLAGEQERKMVKDIIKRARFPVKNRVIPPDILEKYKQKLISLEPQIIQILQEEEEERLLSKAENQANKMEKMLAGTKEAVRPWFQTKQERKKEQIKLKTLNDSKSDKTKQKKKSKKDLKDKEQSDGLSKIAAIQARAVKRKNKLKKISAVGNRSNGNEQMRGKKRKSHFDDLVNTNNAKQMRYQPKFLKSQSKFQKKKPSNKRR; encoded by the exons aTGGAAAATGTAAAGAGATTCAAAGATTTGATTCTTACTATAGATGATGAGACGGATATAACTAATCTATCTGAAAACTCAGATATTGAAGTTGAG TTCCAACCATCAAAGCAAGCTCAAAAGAAAAGCACTGATTTTTCACATGACTTTAACTTTGTAAGTTCTGTGGATGAATACAACAAGGATTCCTGGAacgacataaaaaaatatgtaaagaGAAAagcaaaatcaaaaactgatGACAAAGTTAACAAATTAAGATCTAAGCTGATAGAAGCTGAAAGAACTAAAGAAGATTTAAACTCAAAAACTCATATTGATGATAATGTTGAGTCAGATATAAGTTTATCTGAGGATGAGCTTAAACATGATAAAATAACTTCtaaactaaagaaaaagaaaagaaaactgTCAGACACCTTACCAGAAGAAAATAATGatgttattgaaaatgattaTGATAATGCAAGTTTTCATCAAATGAACTTGTCAAGACCTTTGCTGAAAGCAATTTCAGACATGAAATTTGTCCATCCAACACCAATTCAAGCAGCTACTGTGCCAGTAGCATTACTTg gACGTGACATATGCGGCTGTGCAGCCACTGGCACTGGCAAAACTGCTGCCTATATGCTTCCTACCCTTGAAAGACTTCTATACAGGCCAACAGAAACATCTTTTCTTACAAGAGTATTAGTGTTGGTACCTACTAGAGAACTTGGTGTGCAAGTCTACCAAGTTTCTAAACAATTATCTCAGTACACTAATATCCAAATAG gaTTGGCTGTTGGTGGTTTAGACTTGAAAGCCCAAGAAAACGTACTACGCAAGAAGCCAGATATAGTAATAGCCACACCTGGCCGACTGATCGATCATCTTAAAAGTACCCCAAGTTTTGGGTTAGAATCGATTGAAGTGTTAATTTTAGACGAAGCCGACCGTATGTTAGATGAATATTTCGCAGAACAAATGAAGGAAATCGTTAAACAATGCTCTAGAACGAGGCAAACTATCTTATTTTCTGCTACTATGACTGATGAGGTTGAGAATTTAGCATCAGTTTCTCTTACAGACCCTGTAAGACTTTTTGTGGACAGCAATAAAGATGTTGCGTTCAATTTGAGACAAGAATTTATTCGTATAAG GTCCGGGAAAGAAGAAGATCGAGAAGCAATATTAGGAGCTCTCGTCTGTCGAACGTTCCGGGAAAGTTGCATGGTGTTTGTTCAGACCAAAAAACAAGCACATCGCATTCACATCTTGTTAGGTCTTCTCGGTTTGAAGGTAGCAGAGTTGCACGGCAATTTAACGCAACCTCAGCGTCTGGAAGCTCTGGATAGGTTTAAAGATAAATCGGTGGATATTTTGGTGGCCACTGATGTTGCCGCCAGGGGCTTGGATATAGCTGGAGTTAAGACAGTAGTCAACTTCGTTATGCCGGCTGTATTAGAACATTATATACACCG TGTTGGTCGTACTGCTAGAGCGGGTCGAGCAGGGGTGTCGGTGAGCCTGGCCGGAGAACAAGAGAGAAAAATGGTGAAGGACATAATAAAGCGGGCCCGCTTTCCCGTGAAAAATCGGGTAATACCTCCAGACATCctcgaaaaatataaacaaaagcTCATATCACTTGAACCGCAAATTATCCAGATACTGCAGgaggaagaagaagaaagatTGTTGAGTAAAGCAGAAAACCAAGccaacaaaatggaaaaaatgttggCTGGAACTAAAGAGGCCGTACGGCCCTGGTTCCAAACAAAGCaggaaaggaaaaaagaacaaattaaacTGAAAACTCTTAATGATTCTAAATCtgacaaaacaaaacaaaaaaagaaatcgaagAAGGACCTTAAGGATAAGGAACAAAGTGACGGATTATCGAAGATTGCAGCAATTCAAGCTAGGGCCGTCAAGAGGAAAAATAAACTGAAGAAAATATCTGCTGTGGGGAATAGATCGAATGGCAATGAGCAAATGCGGGGAAAGAAACGCAAATCTCATTTCGACGATTTAGTGAACACAAATAATGCAAAGCAAATGAGGTATCAACCAAAATTCTTAAAGAGCCaatctaaatttcaaaaaaagaaaccCAGTAATAAGAGACGATGA